In Salmo trutta chromosome 37, fSalTru1.1, whole genome shotgun sequence, the following proteins share a genomic window:
- the LOC115176766 gene encoding tRNA (guanine(10)-N2)-methyltransferase homolog: MAIHCSRTCLQYLIHLAHDNVDFRLPEIRALLSLRGKPFDPGESFKEKSPFWRLNGLSEEDVNSIMARTVCAKSAFELWGHGRTHIELRTSLLKYPTENMSPFLQKDSTYKINVYTFNKTLEFEDRIKKIDAMEYLSFEGRVNLRNPKHIFCLLEDYGTDPNDIPDEPLYIYFGRWIADGQRELIRSHSVKNRHFIGNTSMDAGLSFIMANHARVKAYDLVYDPFVGTGSLLVACSHFGAYVCGTDIDYNTIHGIGKASRKNQKWRGPDENIRANLRQYGSEKLYVDVLVSDASKPIWRDGVLFDAIITDPPYGIRESTRRTGSQKECVNSVKPSEDYVGDSHVPVSMAYHLSDIFTDLLNFSAHHLVIGGRLVYWLPIYRPEYCEEMVPLNACLRLVSNCEQTLSSHTSRRLITMEKIKEPEETDALAHLSDLHFSPYQGHNAFREKYFSGISKRTLTGKEETNKMAANGGE, from the exons ATGGCGATCCACTGTAGCAGAACATGCCTACAATATTTGATACATCTGGCCCACGACAATGTTGACTTCAGGCTACCG GAGATTAGGGCGCTGCTGTCCCTCAGGGGCAAACCGTTTGATCCAGGTGAAAGCTTCAAAGAAAAG TCTCCATTCTGGCGCCTGAATGGCTTGTCAGAGGAAGATGTCAACAGCATCATGGCCAGAACTGTTTGTGCAAA GTCTGCATTTGAGCTGTGGGGTCATGGCAGAACGCACATTGAACTCAGGACCTCGCTCTTGAAATATCCAACAGAGAACATG TCACCCTTCCTACAAAAAGACTCCACATACAAAATCAATGTCTACACTTTCAACAAGACTCTAGAGTTTGAAGATAGAATTAAGAAGATAGAT GCAATGGAATATCTCTCCTTCGAGGGAAGGGTCAATCTAAGGAACCCTAAACACATCTTCTGTCTGTTGGAGGACTATGGAACTGACCCTAACGACATCCCAGACGAGCCCCTCTACATCTACTTTGGGAGATGG ATTGCAGATGGCCAGCGTGAGTTGATTCGCTCTCACAGTGTGAAGAACAGGCACTTCATAGGTAACACCAGTATGGACGCTGGGTTGTCTTTTATCATGGCCAACCATGCCAGGGTCAAAGCTTACGACCTGGTCTATGACCCCTTCGTTGGGACTG gtagcCTCCTGGTTGCATGCTCTCATTTTGGTGCGTATGTCTGTGGAACAGATATTGATTACAACACCATCCATGGGATAG GCAAAGCAAGTCGTAAGAACCAGAAGTGGAGGGGTCCAGATGAGAACATCAGAGCCAACCTGCGTCAGTATGGCTCAGAGAAGCTGTATGTGGACGTCCTTGTGTCTGACGCCTCCAAGCCTATCTGGAGGGATGGAGTGCTCTTTGACGCCATCATCACTGACC CCCCCTATGGGATTCGGGAGTCAACCAGGAGAACAGGTTCTCAGAAGGAATGTGTAAACAGTGTGAAGCCATCTGAAGACTA TGTTGGAGACAGCCATGTCCCCGTTTCCATGGCCTACCACCTGAGTGACATCTTCACTGACCTGTTAAACTTCTCAGCTCACCACCTGGTCATTGGGGGGCGGCTAGTCTACTGGCTACCAATCTACAGGCCAGA gtacTGTGAAGAGATGGTGCCCCTGAACGCCTGTCTCAGACTGGTCAGTAACTGTGAACAGACCCTATCCAGCCACACCTCCAGACGTCTCATCACCATGGAGAAGATCAAGGAACCAGag GAGACAGATGCGCTGGCCCACCTGTCAGACCTTCACTTTAGCCCGTACCAAGGCCACAACGCCTTCAGGGAAAAGTACTTCAGCGGCATCAGCAAGAGGACATTGACAGGAAAGGAGGAGACCAACAAGATGGCCGCCAACGGTGGGGAGTGA
- the LOC115176577 gene encoding actin-binding Rho-activating protein: MENDAPVEFNDDRTVCVTSVKGLKENWQRWSNKHQEYQKHNPFSNDRGAMVNVTAQQQRLQRDQDGYGRPLEGSLTEQRGRDAHVHISREVEELCQVIRDIGESRGGGDGGSKERPVVTVEFGKLFEHYVNISNKVVGILLRARKQGLVSFEGEMLWQGQDNRVLITLLQ; this comes from the coding sequence ATGGAGAACGATGCACCTGTCGAGTTTAACGATGACAGGACAGTGTGTGTGACGTCAGTGAAAGGGTTAAAGGAGAACTGGCAGAGATGGTCCAACAAGCACCAGGAGTACCAGAAACACAACCCCTTCAGTAACGACCGGGGGGCTATGGTGAATGTGACTGCCCAGCAGCAGAGGCTCCAACGGGACCAGGATGGCTACGGGAGGCCCCTGGAGGGCTCCTTGACAGAGCAGAGGGGCCGGGATGCCCACGTCCACATCAGCCGGGAGGTGGAGGAGCTCTGCCAGGTGATCAGGGACATCGGGGAGAGCCGTGGCGGTGGGGACGGAGGCAGCAAGGAGAGACCTGTGGTGACGGTGGAGTTCGGGAAGCTGTTTGAGCACTATGTGAATATCTCCAACAAGGTGGTGGGGATCCTGCTGAGGGCCAGAAAACAAGGCCTGGTCAGCTTTGAAggggagatgttgtggcagggGCAGGATAACCGGGTCCTCATCACACTGCTACAGTAA